A window of Haloarchaeobius salinus genomic DNA:
GCGGCCGGCGAAGAGGCCCGCATCGGTGTCGCCATGGCGAAGGTGTTCACCGCGAACGTCGTCCAGGACGCCATCGACGAGTCGGTGCAGATCTGCGGCGGCAACGGCATCGGGAAGGACCTGCCGCTCGCGGACTTCTACGAGAACGTCCGCGCGTTCCGCATCATCGACGGCGCGGACGAGGTCCACCTGCGCAGCATCGCCCGCGAGGCGTTCGCCGAGCCGAAGCTGGACGAACTGGAGAACGTCACCCGGTTCGGGCAGTAGAACGCCACCACCTCGGGCAGTAGAACGCCACCACCTCGGGCAGTAGAACGCCACCGCCTCGGGCAGTACCAGGGTTCAGGTCCGGATCTCGAACCGCGCCCCGCCGTCCGCCGAATCGGCGAGGTCGACCGTCCAGCCGTGGGCGCGAACGACGCGCTCGACGATGGCCAGCCCGAAGCCGGTGCCGTTCGAGTCCGAGCTCCGGCCCGCCTCGAACAACCCGTCGCGGACGGACTCCGGGACGCCGACGCCGTCGTCGGCGACGTAGAAGCCGCTGGTCGCCAGCGTGCCCACCGCCACCGTGAGCTCGCCGTCTGTGTCGTCGGGCAGCGCGTGGTCCAGCGCGTTCCGGTAGAGGTTCTCGAACACCTGCAGCAGCCGGTCCCGGTCGGCGTCGACGGTCGAGTCGTCCTCGACGGTCAGCGTTGCTGCTCCGGAGTCGACGTTCGCCCAGGCGTCCCGGGCGACCGCCTCGACGGACACCGGCTGCTTCCCCCCGATCTCCCGGCCCTCGCGGGCGAGCGTGAGGACGCCCTCGATGATGCTCTCCATCCGCTCGTGGGCGTTCGCGATCTCCACGAGGTGCTCGTGGTCGATATCGTCGCGGACGAGGTCGAGGTAGCCACGCGCCACGCTCAGCGGGCTCCGCAGGTCGTGGCTGACGAGGTGTGCGAACTCGTCGAGCCGTTCCTTCTGTCGCTCCAGCTCGCGTTCGCGCTCTTTGAGCGCCGTGATGTCGGAGGAGATCCCGCAGACGCCGACTGGCTCGCCGTCGTCGCCGTACAGCGGTACCTTCACCGAGTAGTAGATGCGCTCTCGTCCCTCGAACTCGCCGGACTCCTCGGTCTGGACCGGTTCCCCGCGTTCGACTGCCAGTCGGTCGTTCGTGCGGACGGCCTCGGCGTACTCCTCGTCCTGCAGGTCGAAGTCGGTCTGTCCGACCGCCTCGCCGGGCTCCAGGTCGAGCAGCTCCCGGAACTGGTCGTTGATGAGCTGGTAGCGACCGTCCCGGTCCTTGATGTAGATGTTCGCCGTGGTGTTGTCGAGGATGGCCCGCAACTGCTCGTTCGTCCGCCGCAGGTCCGCCTCGCTCTCGAGCCGGTCGAACGCCTGCGTGACGTGAGTCACGAGCAGCTCGGCCAGCTCCTTGTCGGTCTCGGTGAAGGCGTGTGGTTCCTCCGAGATGGCCTGGAAGACGCCGTAACGACCGACGGGCACGCTGACCGCGGAGCGAAACTCCGGCTGGTCCGGTTCGGCGATGCTGTCCTCGAGAACGTTCCGGACCAGCACCGACTCCCGCTCGCGATAGGTGTGACCGAGGACGCCGTCGTCGACGGTCGGGAGATCGCCGTCCGGTCGGTAGCTGCGCTCCGTCAGCGGGACGAACGTGTCGTCCTCGAGGACGTAGACGCCCGAGACGTCGAAGTCGAGGATGCGCTCCGCAGCGACCAGCGCCTGGTCGACGACCGTCTCGCGGTCGTGCGCGCCGGCGATGGCGACGGCGTGGTGGTGCAGTCCCTCGAGCCGGCCGCGCGTCTCCGCCAGCCCGCGCTCGGCCCGGTACTGGTCGACGGCGTTCCCGATGCGTCGCCGGAGGAACTGCCGTGCCTCTGTCCCGGTCTTGCGGAGGTAGTCGGTGACACCGGCGGAGATGGCCTCGCTGGCCACCGACTCGGAGCCCTGCCCGGTGAACATGATGAACGGGAGTCCCTCGTCGCGCTCTCTGACCGCCTCGAGCAGCTCGAGGCCGTCCATCCCTGGCATCTCGTAGTCGCTGACGACGCAGTCGACGTGGCCCTCGTCGAGCCGGGCGAGTGCGTCCTCGCCGTTCGTCGCGACCAGACAGTCGAGTCCCGCGGCCTGCAGGGACTCCGCCGTCGTCCGGGCGGTGTCGCGGTCGTCGTCCACGCAGAGGACGCGGAGGTTGTCTGGCATCCGTCTTTGAGGGAAGACCCGCGGATTCGACATGATTCTTGCGCTTACAGGTCGCTATCCGGGAGCGTGGTATCAGCTCCCTGTGGACGCACCGAACACGCTGTCGGGGATGTCCTCGACCTCGCCGGCCTGGACGCCCCACAGCGTGGCGTAGAGGCCGTCCACGTCGAGCAGCTCGTCGTGGGTGCCGCGTTCGACGACCTCGCCGCCGTCGAGCACGAGGATGCCCTCGGCGTCGCGCACCGTCGAGAGCCGGTGGGCGATGACGAACGTCGTCCGCCCCTCGCTGACGGCGTCGAGGCTGCGCTGGATGTGCACCTCCGTCTCGGTGTCGACGTTCGAGGTCGCCTCGTCCAGGACGAGGATGGGCGGGTCCTTCAGGACGACGCGGGCGATGGCGAGCCGCTGGCGCTGCCCGCCGGAGAGCTTGACCCCGCGCTCGCCGACCCGGGTGTCGTAGCCGTCCGGGAGGTCGGCGATGAACTCGTGGGCCTCGGCGGCCTTCGCGGCCTCGCGCACCGCCTCGTCGCTGGCCTCGAACCGGCCGTACCGGAGGTTCTCGGCGATGGTGCCGTCGAAGAGGAACGGGTCCTGCGAGACGTAGCCGACGCTCCGGCGCAGCGAGTCGATGGTCACGTCGCGCACGTCGTGGCCGTCCACCGTCACCGCGCCCGAGTCCACGTCGTAGAGCCGCATGAGGAGCTTCACGACGGTGGATTTCCCCGCGCCGGTCGGCCCCACGAGCCCGACGGTCTGGCCGGGGTCGACGGCGAAGTCGACCTCCCGGAGCACCGTCTCGCCCTCGTCGTAGGCGAAGGTCACCTCGTCGTACTCGACCCGCCCGTCGACGTCGGTCAGCGGGGCGGCGTCGTCGGCCTCCTCGACGTGCGGGGGCACGTCCATCAGGCCGAAGACACGCTCGCCGGAGGCCTTCGCGTTCTCGTACCAGTCCACGAGGTTCGACGCCTGCGAGAGCGGC
This region includes:
- a CDS encoding response regulator gives rise to the protein MPDNLRVLCVDDDRDTARTTAESLQAAGLDCLVATNGEDALARLDEGHVDCVVSDYEMPGMDGLELLEAVRERDEGLPFIMFTGQGSESVASEAISAGVTDYLRKTGTEARQFLRRRIGNAVDQYRAERGLAETRGRLEGLHHHAVAIAGAHDRETVVDQALVAAERILDFDVSGVYVLEDDTFVPLTERSYRPDGDLPTVDDGVLGHTYRERESVLVRNVLEDSIAEPDQPEFRSAVSVPVGRYGVFQAISEEPHAFTETDKELAELLVTHVTQAFDRLESEADLRRTNEQLRAILDNTTANIYIKDRDGRYQLINDQFRELLDLEPGEAVGQTDFDLQDEEYAEAVRTNDRLAVERGEPVQTEESGEFEGRERIYYSVKVPLYGDDGEPVGVCGISSDITALKERERELERQKERLDEFAHLVSHDLRSPLSVARGYLDLVRDDIDHEHLVEIANAHERMESIIEGVLTLAREGREIGGKQPVSVEAVARDAWANVDSGAATLTVEDDSTVDADRDRLLQVFENLYRNALDHALPDDTDGELTVAVGTLATSGFYVADDGVGVPESVRDGLFEAGRSSDSNGTGFGLAIVERVVRAHGWTVDLADSADGGARFEIRT